From the genome of Paraburkholderia largidicola:
GTATAGCCTGGCGCTCTTACACGGTAGAACGCGTGCGCGATCGGTTCGAAGTGAGGCGTGTGGAGCACTTGGGCCTACACACAGTTTGCCACCTGGGCGGCAGAGGAGTGTCTGGCAAGGGTCGCTGTAGTGCGGGAGCGTGAAGCGGGTGAGGCGCACCGTAAGCGCGCTGGCAACGAACGTGAGTCACGTGGTTGCCGTCTGAAGTGTAAGACCCTTTGGGGGCCCTCAGGCAGGAACAAGGACTGGCGGTGTGAGCCGCTTTCTTTTGCCTACTTTTCTTTGCGGCGGCAAAGAAAAGTAGGTGCCGCCCCGCACAGGGGCAACGCTTGAAGCACAACAACAAAACGCGGATGCAAGCGAAACCACAAGCAACCCACCCAGCGTCGCAGACAAAACCAAACCCAAGAAAAAGAAAAAGCCGCCCAAAGGACGGCCTCTTCCCGCTGAAAAGCGAAAAAACTTACTTCGCGTTAGCCAGTGCAACCGCCGTATCCAACATGCGGTTCGAGAAACCCCACTCGTTGTCGTACCAGCTCGACACCTTCACCAGACGGCCCGACACCTTGGTCAGCGTTGCATCGAACGTCGACGAAGCCGGGTTGTGGTTGAAGTCGATCGAGACCAGCGGCGCCGAGTTGTACCCGAGAATGCCCTTCAGCGCGCCTTCCGACGCTTCCTTCATGATCGCATTCACTTCATCGACCGTCGTGTCGCGCTTGGCGATGAACGACAGATCGACGATCGACACGTTGATGGTCGGGACGCGGATCGCGTAGCCATCCAGCTTGCCGTTCAGTTCCGGCAGCACCAGACCGACAGCCGATGCTGCACCCGTCTTCGTCGGAATCTGGCTATGCGTGGCCGAACGCGCGCGGCGCAGGTCTTCGTGGTACACGTCGGTCAGCACCTGGTCGTTCGTGTACGCGTGGATCGTGGTCATCAGACCCGTTTCCAGACCGATCTTGTCGTTCAGCGGCTTGACGAGCGGCGCAAGGCAGTTCGTCGTGCACGATGCGTTCGAGATGACCGTGTGCTCGGCCTTCAGCACGTTGTGGTTCACGCCGTAGACGATCGTCGCGTCGACGTCCTTGCCGCCCGGCGCCGAGATGATCACCTTCTTTGCGCCGCCCTTGATGTGCGCGCTCGCCTTTTCCTTCGTCGTGAAGAAGCCCGTGCATTCCATCACGACGTCGACGCCCAGTTCGCCCCACGGCAGCTCAGCCGGGTTGCGGTTGGCCAGCACGCGGATCTTGTCGCCGTTGACGATCAGGTTCTCGCCGTCGACGGTCACTTCGCCCGGGAACTTGCCATGCGCCGTGTCGTACTGCGTCAGGTGCGCGTTGGTCTTGGCGTCGCCAAGATCGTTGATCGCGACGATCTCGAGGTCGTGCTTCTTGCCGTTTTCATAGAAGGCGCGCAGCGTGTTGCGGCCGATCCGGCCATAGCCGTTGATTGCGACGCGAATCGTCATGTTCTATCTCCTGATGGCTGAAAAAATTCTACCGTGATGCTTCGGCTGATGCGCGGCGAAGGGGTCATGCACGCCGCGCGAAACGCGGCGCGCATGACACGATGCGCAATTAGCCGAGTGCGGCCTTGGCCGTCTCGACAACCTTCTCGACGGTGAAGCCGAAATATTTGAACAGCTCGCCGGCCGGCGCGGACTCGCCGAACACGTCGATACCGACGACGCCGCCTTCCAGGCCGACATACTTGCGCCAGAAGTCCGTCACGCCCGCTTCAATCGCGACGCGGCGCACGCCGTGCGGCAGCACGCGCTCGCGGTACTCGGCGTCCTGCTTGTCGAACGTGGTCGTGGCGGGCATCGACACGACGCGTGCCGCGATGCCTTCACGCGCGAGCGGCTCGACCGCCTTCATCGCCAGTTCGACTTCCGAACCCGTCGCGATCAGGATGATCTTGCGCGCGGGAATGTCCTCGTTCCAGTCCTTCAGCACGTAACCGCCCTTCGCGATGTTCGCGATCTGCGCATCCGTGCGCGGATTGAACGCGAGGTTCTGACGGCTGAAGATCAGGCACGACGGACCGTGATGTTCGACGGCCTGCGT
Proteins encoded in this window:
- the gap gene encoding type I glyceraldehyde-3-phosphate dehydrogenase; protein product: MTIRVAINGYGRIGRNTLRAFYENGKKHDLEIVAINDLGDAKTNAHLTQYDTAHGKFPGEVTVDGENLIVNGDKIRVLANRNPAELPWGELGVDVVMECTGFFTTKEKASAHIKGGAKKVIISAPGGKDVDATIVYGVNHNVLKAEHTVISNASCTTNCLAPLVKPLNDKIGLETGLMTTIHAYTNDQVLTDVYHEDLRRARSATHSQIPTKTGAASAVGLVLPELNGKLDGYAIRVPTINVSIVDLSFIAKRDTTVDEVNAIMKEASEGALKGILGYNSAPLVSIDFNHNPASSTFDATLTKVSGRLVKVSSWYDNEWGFSNRMLDTAVALANAK